In Leptospira montravelensis, the DNA window GGAAACCAGGAATCAACCAATTTGACGATACCCCAAGGATTAAATCCAAATACTATACGCTCATTCCTGACAAAGAAGTCATAGAACTTGTGTTTCATATCGCAAACTATGATAACAACTTCGGAGGATTTTGGGCCATTCCAAGCCTTGGAAATAAAAATGCTTTGGACCGGGAGAAGATGCTCGCCAATGCACGGGAACTTTTTTTACTAGGTGCACTTGTTCTTATAGGTCTTTATCATTTTGGATTGTATTTTTACAAAAGAAAAGAATCTTCCATTTTTTATTTTGCCGTCTTTTGTTTTTTACTAGGGATCCGGCTTGCCTTTACTGGCGAAAGGTATGTATTAGAACTCTTTCCTAATTTTCATTGGCCTACTGCGTTTCGGATCGAGTTTGCTTCTTTTTATTTTGCCGTACCAACCTTTTTACTGTTTATCTATTCCCTATTTCCGAAAGAATCCAATCCCAAATATGTACGTTTTGTACTTATCGCAAGCATTGTATTTGCGTTAACATTGTTTTTACCAATATCCATATTTACGATTTTGTTGTATGGATTCCAAGTTTTGGCATTTTTCACTATTGGTTATGTCATTCATATCAACCTAAAAGCAGTATTTAACAAAAGGCCTAATTCCAAATTATTTTTTTTGGGACTTCTTATTTTAGCATTTTCCGTTACCTTTGATATTTTGCGTCACAGTGTGAATAACCGAGGGATCGGACTGACTCCTTATGCCTTACTTTGTTTTATTTTTATCCAATCTCTGATTCTTTCGAGTCGAATTGCCAATGCTTTTATTCGGGCCGAAGAACTAGCGGAAAGTTTAAAAATAAGTAACGAATCTTTACTGGCTGTCACAGAAAATTTGGAACAAATTGTTTCGGAGAGAACTTCACAATTAAACTCTTCCTTAAATCGAATCAAAAAAGACCTCTTACTCGCTAAAAAAATCCAACAAAAGATCCTACCGGAGGATGGAATCAAATTTGAACATTTGAAGATCCATCTTTATTTCCAACCGCAAGGGGAAGTGGGTGGAGATTTTTATGATATCTTTGAATTGGATAATGGTACGGTTCGTTTTTTTGTCGCTGATGCTACTGGGCACGGAATCCAAGCGGCTTTGTACACAATGGCCATCAAATCTGAATACGAAGCCATCAAACGT includes these proteins:
- a CDS encoding PP2C family protein-serine/threonine phosphatase, which translates into the protein MRKLILLTGVFSLLIFQLACQNPEQEEPHRFRQGVLDLKEITFKEDTIVDLQGEWELYYGEFHYPPFHGEKPLTGYLAIPNSWQDEEFGGEELPRTGHVTLRAFIHISKQTVGQELRIYIPDVATSYRFFANGILIGGQGKPGINQFDDTPRIKSKYYTLIPDKEVIELVFHIANYDNNFGGFWAIPSLGNKNALDREKMLANARELFLLGALVLIGLYHFGLYFYKRKESSIFYFAVFCFLLGIRLAFTGERYVLELFPNFHWPTAFRIEFASFYFAVPTFLLFIYSLFPKESNPKYVRFVLIASIVFALTLFLPISIFTILLYGFQVLAFFTIGYVIHINLKAVFNKRPNSKLFFLGLLILAFSVTFDILRHSVNNRGIGLTPYALLCFIFIQSLILSSRIANAFIRAEELAESLKISNESLLAVTENLEQIVSERTSQLNSSLNRIKKDLLLAKKIQQKILPEDGIKFEHLKIHLYFQPQGEVGGDFYDIFELDNGTVRFFVADATGHGIQAALYTMAIKSEYEAIKRFITKTDDLMNHLNQKIQNKFSGLKIVFSGFLLDIDTKTKTIYYSSAGHPNQIFQSTGEQIILNRTGNIIGLKKDQPYTQKQFQMAKGDRILLFTDGMLEQKNESREEFGMERIQKILVDYAEKESERVLAELVIQLFLFQGKEEQEDDQTMVLIEWEKTP